The Deltaproteobacteria bacterium genome segment CGTCGGGCAATTCATCGCGCACGCTCCGCACTCCATGCAGGCATCGCGGTCGAGGATCCGTGCCTTCCTCTCCGCCACGGCGAAGACCCCGTGAGGACACACCTCTTCGCACATCCCGCACCCGATGCAGGCGGCATCGGCGAGTCGCAAGGTGGCGACACCATCGAGATATCGAAACCGATCCATCAAGAACCTCTCTTCCCGGATATCAATGAAGGAACGCTCCCCCGACCCAGAGGATGCCGGCCAGCACCGTTAGGCCCGCCTGGACGGGCAGGGCCCGGCGCATCTCCTTCTCCACGCCCGATGGGGAAGTGAACGGCGTCGCCCCGGTGAAATTCATGGCGACGAACGACGAGACCGCCGTCATCGCGAGCAGCAGCGCCAGCGCCGCGGGCGCTTCGAGGGCTCCGCGTTCCCACATCACCGCGCACGCCGCAAGGACACCTCCCGCCAGGCCCCCCTTGACCGAAAAGGCCCGCCCGGGAAGCCAGGGGAGAAGCACCGGGGTGACCACGGCGCCGGCCAGGATCCCGCCCGCGAGCGCTGCCACGGCGCCGAATCCCCGTTCCCATGCGGCCCCGAGGGAGAAGATCCCCGGTCCGACACCCGCGAGCAGGAACAGCACGACCGCCGCCCAACCCGCGGGACGCAACAGTCCCGTGATCTCGACCGGCGTCAGGACGAGCCGATCCATCGTGGGGAAAACGACCCTTCGCATCGCCGGAGACGCCTTCATCCCGGCCTCGAGGAACGAACGGACGTCCCGGGCCCGCACCGGACCGTACACCACCGAGAAACCGCACCCCTTCCGGATCTCGTGGGCGGCGACTCCGGGCGCGCCGAGTTGCGGAAGGATGAGCCTGCGATGGCTCACGATCTCCGACAGACGCGTCTCCGTCACCCTGCGGATCACCTCTTCGGTTCCGAAGGTCCCCTCTCCGGCGGCGCACCAGACGTTGATCCCCCGGGTATCGAGGACCAGGATCCAGGCGTCCACCCCCGCCACATCCCGGCGCACGACATCGAAGGTCAATTTGTAGTTGGCGGTGACCAGGACGGGCGCGTTCCCGTCCGGAGCCCCCAGCGCGTACAGCCCCGGGGCGACGCGATAGCGGTCCCTGCCGATCCCCCACCGGACCTTCCATCGGCCCAGGAGGTCGCGACTCCCGATCCGCGAATGAACGCGGGGAACCGATCCGGCCGGCGTCTGCACCTGCCCGTCCACGAACGGTTCCTCGTAGCGGATTACGGCCTTCGACGGCGATCCCCCACCGCAACACGGAGACGCATTCCCGCTTGGGGGCGCGCAACACCCCCCGCTCTTTTCCTCGCTCATCCCCTCTTCCCTCCGTCACCCATTCGGGAGCAGGTCCCCCATCAAGGGGCCGAGCACTCCCTTGACCATCGTGCTGAGCTCCTCCACCCGGATCAGCGAGAGGCAGCACACCTTCCCCTCTTTTTCCCAGCCGATGACCGCCAGCTTGTCGCCGCCCTTGATCCCCGCCCTATCGCGCAGGTCCTTTGGGAGGACCATCTGTCCCCGGTCGTCCACCGTCACCAGCGATTCCACCTTGCAGCCGCCGAACGACGGCGTCGCGCAACACGGTTCGCCCTTCGCCTTCCTCTTCATCTCCGCCTCCTTCCTTGCAATATCTTAATATACATAATAATCAGAATAATCAGTCTACGCTGATATCCTCGCAGATCGGACGTCCGGTTGTCAAGAAAATATCGAGGAAAGGATGAGCGCGGACAGGGATAATCGCCGCCAACTTCGTTTCAACGGGGAATCGGCCGTCCCTACTTCTTTAGCGCAGCCCCCGCCTGCGGACCCTCCACCGCTGCGTTCAGGGCCCGGACCAACCCGTCGACGTCGACGCCGTCCCTACGGGCCGTCACCTCGATCGGCGCCCCACCGCCGCAGCAGGAGTCCACCCGGTAGTCATTGAAGACCTTGATCGTCGCGGGGTATTTCTTGATGACCTCGTTGATGACCATGTCGCCGGTGATCGTTACCATCGCGCACCTCCTATGGACGCGGAGCGATGACCGCGAGCATCACGGTCCGCTCCGCCGCCTTCAGCCCATGCGGTTCGTTCGGCTCCGTGACCGCGAACGCGCCCGGGTACGCCGGCTCCTCCCCCTTCCCCGTCAGGAAGACCCCTTTCCCCTGGAGGACGTGCATCAGGACCCGGACGGGGACGGTGTGCGGAGGGACCTCCTGCCCCGCCTCGAGGCCGAAGACGACGACCCGCATCTCCGGCGCGTCGTGCAGCAGGCGGGAAACCGGCCGGTCCGGAGAGAACTGCGCTTCCTTCAGGGCATCGTGCATGGCGCTTGCCTCCTTCTTCTCGAAAGGATTGGTGTCACCGGATCGTCCACCAGAGGTTGACCACTCCGAGGACGATCCCCGCGAACTGCGCCGCGCCGCCCACCCACAGGAGCGGGGCGGCGAACGTGTGCGTGAACCCGATCGC includes the following:
- a CDS encoding HgcAB-associated protein; translation: MKRKAKGEPCCATPSFGGCKVESLVTVDDRGQMVLPKDLRDRAGIKGGDKLAVIGWEKEGKVCCLSLIRVEELSTMVKGVLGPLMGDLLPNG
- a CDS encoding DUF542 domain-containing protein → MVTITGDMVINEVIKKYPATIKVFNDYRVDSCCGGGAPIEVTARRDGVDVDGLVRALNAAVEGPQAGAALKK
- a CDS encoding cupin domain-containing protein, with translation MHDALKEAQFSPDRPVSRLLHDAPEMRVVVFGLEAGQEVPPHTVPVRVLMHVLQGKGVFLTGKGEEPAYPGAFAVTEPNEPHGLKAAERTVMLAVIAPRP
- the hgcB gene encoding mercury methylation ferredoxin HgcB — protein: MDRFRYLDGVATLRLADAACIGCGMCEEVCPHGVFAVAERKARILDRDACMECGACAMNCPTEAISVNPGVGCAAAIMNGWLSGSKPSCGCGG